Below is a genomic region from bacterium.
TCCGCCACGACAGGCACCACGGAGCTTCTGGAGCTCACAGCCCGCATCGTTGCGGCCTATGTGAGCAACAACCCGCTTCCCGTCACGGAGGTGCCTGGAATGATCAAGAGCGTGCATGCGACGCTCGGCGGCCTCGACACGGCCGACAACGCCGTGAAGACGGACCAGAAGCCAGCCGTTGCGGTGAAGAGCTCCGTGACGCCCGGCTACATCGTCTGCCTCGAGGACGGCAAAAAGCTGAAGATGCTCAAACGGTATCTGAAGGCGAACTACAATCTCACGCCCGAAGAATACCGGGCCAAGTGGGGATTGCCCGCGAATTATCCGATGGTGTCGCCCGACTACGCGGCGCAACGCTCGGCATTCGCCAAGAAGATCGGTCTCGGGCGAAATCCGCCGAAGACGGTGGTCCCCATGAGAAGAAAGGTCGCGCGCTGATTTTTCGGCGGCGCGGCTGTGTCCGGCGGCGGTCCTTCGGGGCCGCCGCTTTTTCTATACCTGGATACTTCATCCGCTTCGTGCTATAATGCTTCCCGGTTGGGTTCCGGCTGCAGGGATGCTGCGGCGCTGTGCGGGAGGCGTTGATGTGCGTACTTGACCCTGGCTCTGCTGCGCTCGCAGAAGAGTGGAGGAAGAGACTCGACGACTGGTGGAAGAACCGCCGGAAAATGCCGAGCGAACTGCTCCTGAAACTGCTTTCGATCGGACGCCGCGAAGCGGCGGGTGGGCAATGACAAGGGGCCGCGCAGAATGCGCAGGCCTCGTTCGTTTTTCTGGTATACTCGAGGCCATGGCAGGCAAACAAACGCTTCTTACCGGACTCCAGCCTTCGGGAGACCTCCATATCGGCAACTATTTCGGGGCGCTCAAGCCCTTCATCGACCTCTACGGAAACTACGAGAGTTATCTCATGGTCGTCGATTATCACGCGCTCACCTCGCTTCGCGATCCGGAAGCGCTCCGGAAAAATATCAAGGGGGTCGTGCGCGATTATATCGCGGCGGGCGTCGATCCCGAGAAAGCGACTGTCTTCAAACAGTCGGATGTGCCTGCGCATACCGAGCTTGCGTGGGTATTCGACTGCCTGGTATCCGTACCGTTTCTGATGCAGGGACATGCGTATAAGGATAAGGTCGCGAAGGGGCTCGAGCCGAATGCGGGATTGTTCACCTATCCCATGCTCATGGCCGCGGACATTCTTCTCTATGACACGGACGTGGTGCCGGTGGGCGAAGACCAGCGCCAGCATATCGAATACGCCCGTGAGGCGGCGAACAAGTTCAATAACACGTTTGCGCCACTCTTTAAGGAACCGAAAGAAAGAATCCTCAAGGCCCAAGGCATCGTCCCGGGAACCGACGGGGCAAAAATGAGCAAGAGCTATAAGAATACTATCCCGCTCTTTGGCACGCGCGACGAGATCGTGAAGGCCGTGATGGGGATCGTGACGGACTCCTCCGGCGGACGCCCGGAGAACGTGTACGTCATACACAAGCTTTTCCGCAGCGAAAGCGACCTTGATGCGCTCTATGCAGAGAAGGCAGGTAAATATAAGGACCTCAAGGAAGCCCTTATCGAAGACATCGACGCATTCATCGCCCCCATGCGCGAAAAGCGCGCTTCCATCTCGGACGAAGACGTCGCCCGCGTACTTGCGCGGGGCGGGGAGACAGCCCGGGCGGTTTCCGAAGCCAAGATGAAAGAAGTGCGCAGAGCGGTCGGCGTTAGTGTATAACTAATCCTATGGAACGTACGCTCATCGGGGAGCTTGGACAGCATGTCGGCGGGACAGTCTCCATTTCCGGCTGGGTGGACGTGCGAAGGGACCAGGGGAAGCTCGTGTTCTTCGACTTCAGGGACCGCTCCGGCATCGTGCAGGGCGTCGTCCTGCCGGGAAGCGCCGCGATCGAGACCGCGAAGGGAATCCGGAACGAATTCGTCGTGACGGTAGAAGGGAAGGTCAATAAGCGGCCTGAGAAGAATGTACAGGCTGAGAAAGCGAACGGAGATATCGAGCTTGAGATAACTGCTATCACGGTGCTTGCCGAGGCGCGGCCGCTTCCGTTTGACATGTCAGAGAGCGGCTTTAACCTCGACCTCACAGCTCAGCTCGACCACCGCGCGCTCGTTCTCAGGCACCCGCGGCTCCGGGCGATTTTCAAAGTACAGAACACGATCATCGATGCGTTTCGGGAATTCATGAGGAGCCAGGATTTCTTCGAGTTCCAGGCCCCCGCGATCACTCCCGCCACCGCCGAGGGGGGTGCGGAAGTATTTCAGGTCGATTATTTCGATAAGAAGGCGTACCTGTCGCAGTCGCCGCAGCTCTATAAGCAGATCGTGATGACGGCTTTCGAGCGAGTGTTTTCCGTCAACAAAATCTTCCGGGCCGAACCGAGCGCCACGACCCGTCACTTGACCGAAGTGGTCTCGCTTGACGCCGAGTTCGGATTCATCAGTTCCTGGAAGGATGTGCGCGATATGTCCGAACAAACCGTGCGATTCATTCTTAATGAAGTTGGCGCACGCTGCGCCGCAGAGCTTAAGCTTCTTGAAACGGAATTACCCGTGATGATCGAATCGACGCCGACCCTTTCGCTTACCGAAGCGCAGGAGAAGATATTTGAGAAAAGAGGCCGCGACTCGCGCGGCGAGAAAGACCTCAACCCCGAGGACGAACGTACGCTCTGCGAGATCATCAAGGAGGAGACGGGTTCGGATTTCGTCTACGTATACGGCTATCCGACGCGCCAGAAACCCTTCTATGTCTATCCGAACCCGGAGCATCCGGAATTCAACGAGGGCATGGACCTGTTGTGCCGCGGCGTCGAATGGCTCTCCGGCGGGCGGCGCATCAACGACTATGCCCAGCTCATGGAGCACGTGAAGGAGTGGGGGATGGATCCGGAAAAGATAGCCATGTTCCTCGAGGCCTTCAAATACGGCGTCCCGCCCGAAGGCGGCTTCGCGTTCGGCGCCGAGCGCATGACCATGCAGATCCTCGGGCTCAAGAATATCCGCGAGGCGAGCATGTTCCCGCGCGACATGAACCGTATCGACAGCCTCCTTCATGGACCAGCTTCTTCCGGCGACTAATTTCACGATCCGCACCGCGGTCTACGAGGGCCCCTTGGAGCTCGTGCTCGACCTTATCGAGAAGCGCAAGCTCCTGGTGAACGACCTGTCGCTCTCCGCGGTCACGGACGAGTTCATCGAGCATGTGAGGAGCCAGGCGGAATTTCCGATGGAGCAGGCGACCAATTTCATCGCGGTAGCCGCGACGCTGCTGCTTATAAAATCGAAGTCGCTTCTTCCGGATCTCGAACTTACGGAAGAAGAACAAGGCGACATCCACGATCTCGAGAAGCGCCTGGCCGAATACGAAAAGTTCCGCAATCTCTCGCGGGAACTCGCGAAGTTCTTCGGGCGCCGCGTCCTTATCGCCCGGGGCGAGCAGGCGCCGGATGTGATCTTCGCGCCCGCGAAAGACATGACGCTTGCGCTTATCGAGGAAGCGCTTGAACGGGCGCTACTTGAGCGGGAAAAGCCGGAGGAGCTGCCCGAAGCGAGAGTGAAGCCCCTGGTCACGATCGAGGAGATGATGGATACGCTTTCCGCCCGCGTCCAGACCGCGTTTACGCTTTCGTTCAGGGAATTCTCGGGGATGGGGAAAAAGGAGAAGGTGGAGGTAATCGTGTCGTTCCTCGCGCTTTTGGAACTCGTGAAGCAGGGAGCGGTCGAGGCGGCCCAGCAGTCTGACTTTGCGGACATAAGTATTACGAATGCCGCGGCGGCAGTGCCGAGGTACGGATAAAGCAAAACGGGGTCGTCTTCAGACGACCCCGTTGTGGCTGTGGTGGGAACTGAGCCGGTCAGCCGAACCGGACGGCGCGCCGTGAGAACAGCAAGCTGACGCCGACGATGACGGTGCCTGCGCCATAGAACCCCGTGACCCAGAAGATCGGATCCGGCGTTGCGTACGCAAAGACGCCTGCCTGATCGAGATTCAGA
It encodes:
- the aspS gene encoding aspartate--tRNA(Asn) ligase, with protein sequence MERTLIGELGQHVGGTVSISGWVDVRRDQGKLVFFDFRDRSGIVQGVVLPGSAAIETAKGIRNEFVVTVEGKVNKRPEKNVQAEKANGDIELEITAITVLAEARPLPFDMSESGFNLDLTAQLDHRALVLRHPRLRAIFKVQNTIIDAFREFMRSQDFFEFQAPAITPATAEGGAEVFQVDYFDKKAYLSQSPQLYKQIVMTAFERVFSVNKIFRAEPSATTRHLTEVVSLDAEFGFISSWKDVRDMSEQTVRFILNEVGARCAAELKLLETELPVMIESTPTLSLTEAQEKIFEKRGRDSRGEKDLNPEDERTLCEIIKEETGSDFVYVYGYPTRQKPFYVYPNPEHPEFNEGMDLLCRGVEWLSGGRRINDYAQLMEHVKEWGMDPEKIAMFLEAFKYGVPPEGGFAFGAERMTMQILGLKNIREASMFPRDMNRIDSLLHGPASSGD
- a CDS encoding ScpA family protein, with product MDQLLPATNFTIRTAVYEGPLELVLDLIEKRKLLVNDLSLSAVTDEFIEHVRSQAEFPMEQATNFIAVAATLLLIKSKSLLPDLELTEEEQGDIHDLEKRLAEYEKFRNLSRELAKFFGRRVLIARGEQAPDVIFAPAKDMTLALIEEALERALLEREKPEELPEARVKPLVTIEEMMDTLSARVQTAFTLSFREFSGMGKKEKVEVIVSFLALLELVKQGAVEAAQQSDFADISITNAAAAVPRYG
- the trpS gene encoding tryptophan--tRNA ligase, whose protein sequence is MAGKQTLLTGLQPSGDLHIGNYFGALKPFIDLYGNYESYLMVVDYHALTSLRDPEALRKNIKGVVRDYIAAGVDPEKATVFKQSDVPAHTELAWVFDCLVSVPFLMQGHAYKDKVAKGLEPNAGLFTYPMLMAADILLYDTDVVPVGEDQRQHIEYAREAANKFNNTFAPLFKEPKERILKAQGIVPGTDGAKMSKSYKNTIPLFGTRDEIVKAVMGIVTDSSGGRPENVYVIHKLFRSESDLDALYAEKAGKYKDLKEALIEDIDAFIAPMREKRASISDEDVARVLARGGETARAVSEAKMKEVRRAVGVSV
- a CDS encoding MucR family transcriptional regulator; the protein is MADPANTNTPNALSATTGTTELLELTARIVAAYVSNNPLPVTEVPGMIKSVHATLGGLDTADNAVKTDQKPAVAVKSSVTPGYIVCLEDGKKLKMLKRYLKANYNLTPEEYRAKWGLPANYPMVSPDYAAQRSAFAKKIGLGRNPPKTVVPMRRKVAR